The DNA region GGGAGGGCTATCCAAACTGGCTGAGGTCGGTCAATTCCACATCAAACGACGAAGAACCATAAAAAATGATGAATAATAAAATCAAATCAAACATACTTGACCCATCACCGCACAAATTAGCACTCACTATATATATTTTAATACTTATATTAATTTTTATAGCACCGTTAAATTTTGAATACATAAGTTGGTCGTATATTTACTTAATTTATAGCATATTTTTTTTTATATCATCTTCTTTTTTTATACAACTCTTTCAAAATAGAAAATATAATAATATATATTACACCTTAAAATACTCGATCAAAATTAAAAAAATAATAACTATATGCTTAATATTTTCATTATTTGGAGTAATAATCAGATTTATTGATATCTTTTTTATTCGAAATTTTGATTTTTCGCATGGATTAGCATCATTAAGAATCACACTTCAATCTTTAACATATTCTAGCGATAGTGATGTTGCTCAAGCTAATATTATATCTGCTGTCAGCGCATTTTTATTTGGATTTACCTATCCCTTAACAATATTATTTATAATTTATCGAAAATACTTAAATAAACACACATGTTATTTATGCTTTACGCTCTTGTTAGCGCCAATACTTGATAATTTTTTAACTGCAGGCATATTAGGAGCCACTTTTACATTAACATATATTTTTTATTGCTATTTTTATTCTACAATTATAAATAATAAAAAAATAAATTTAAAATTTATTTTAAAAATATTTCTTATTTTCATTACAGTTCTTTTTGTTGGATTCATTTTTTATACACAAAGAATTGAATTAATGTTCGGCAGTATCAATACTTTTATTTCCTACAACAACAACTTACTTCAACCAAATGAATTTCTTTTAAAATGTTTTGACGTTCCTTTCTTAAAATCATTTGCTTTTGGCATTTATTGGTTTTTGCACTACATTTTACAAGGTCTAAGTGAATTCTCTTATTTATTAGACAATTTCGACCATGCTAATATTTTATACGGAAAAAAACAATTTTTTATATTAGACAAATT from Desulfomicrobium apsheronum includes:
- a CDS encoding O-antigen polymerase, which produces MNNKIKSNILDPSPHKLALTIYILILILIFIAPLNFEYISWSYIYLIYSIFFFISSSFFIQLFQNRKYNNIYYTLKYSIKIKKIITICLIFSLFGVIIRFIDIFFIRNFDFSHGLASLRITLQSLTYSSDSDVAQANIISAVSAFLFGFTYPLTILFIIYRKYLNKHTCYLCFTLLLAPILDNFLTAGILGATFTLTYIFYCYFYSTIINNKKINLKFILKIFLIFITVLFVGFIFYTQRIELMFGSINTFISYNNNLLQPNEFLLKCFDVPFLKSFAFGIYWFLHYILQGLSEFSYLLDNFDHANILYGKKQFFILDKFFSILFENNYNTYDLSILNPRPGRYQTFYGDVFIIDFGFSGLIFESTIFGVILSQLYLSRKRGQFIGIILYPFFQATVIFSPLFNSFSSSRFYFLFSGLTAFVIYRFLIKKEKYENRNYT